In Bythopirellula goksoeyrii, a single window of DNA contains:
- a CDS encoding CBS domain-containing protein codes for MSFHLSLSTESVMAAYPDDPLIVAPDASVSEVLQLMRAQQTGSVLICSAGKMLGIFTDRDALRWMAKQTDSGNHGSEDQPISELMTREPTSLLATTSVGEAIQLMSAGRYRHLPIIGTNGMPSGMANVHGIVHYLVDHFPDTIYTLPPQPDMAQAEREGA; via the coding sequence GTGAGTTTTCATCTGAGCCTAAGCACCGAATCGGTGATGGCCGCCTATCCAGACGATCCTTTGATCGTCGCGCCCGACGCAAGCGTCAGCGAAGTGTTGCAATTAATGCGCGCTCAGCAGACCGGCAGTGTCCTGATTTGTTCAGCCGGTAAGATGCTGGGGATCTTTACCGACCGCGATGCCCTCCGCTGGATGGCTAAACAGACCGATAGCGGGAATCATGGTAGCGAAGATCAACCAATTTCTGAGTTGATGACTCGAGAGCCGACTTCCCTGCTAGCAACGACCAGTGTCGGAGAAGCCATTCAGTTGATGTCGGCCGGACGCTATCGCCATCTGCCAATCATCGGCACCAACGGCATGCCTTCGGGCATGGCCAATGTTCATGGCATTGTGCACTACCTTGTGGATCATTTTCCTGACACGATCTACACATTGCCTCCGCAGCCAGACATGGCGCAAGCCGAACGCGAAGGCGCGTAA
- a CDS encoding 2-oxoacid:ferredoxin oxidoreductase subunit beta has product MSIESTLPVLKPADFASDQDVRWCPGCGDYAILAQMKKMLPSLGVPRENIVFISGIGCSSRFPYYMNTYGIHSIHGRAPAVATGLKSARPDLQVWVITGDGDGLSIGGNHLMHAIRRNVDLNIVLFNNRIYGLTKGQYSPTSPLGKKTKSTPMGAVDNPLHPLSIAIGCEATFVARSIDTNIKHLGAVFKRAAEHRGTAFVEVYQNCNVFNDGAWEYAKDRETKDDTTLELEHGKPLIFGKERQKGVRLHGLDPEVVELGKGISEDDLLFHDERAAEPSLAYLLSRMRYEDGFPEPIGVFRCVDRPRYDDEVNKQIEHSLKDKGKGDLDTLFNSGETWTVE; this is encoded by the coding sequence ATGAGTATTGAATCGACCCTTCCCGTTCTGAAACCTGCCGATTTTGCTAGCGATCAGGATGTTCGCTGGTGTCCCGGTTGCGGCGACTATGCCATCCTCGCCCAGATGAAAAAGATGCTCCCCTCGCTGGGAGTTCCCCGCGAGAACATCGTCTTCATCTCCGGCATTGGCTGCTCCAGTCGTTTCCCTTATTACATGAATACCTACGGGATTCACTCGATCCACGGTCGTGCACCCGCGGTGGCAACCGGATTGAAGAGTGCCCGACCTGATCTGCAAGTCTGGGTCATCACCGGCGACGGCGACGGGCTCTCGATTGGCGGCAATCATCTGATGCATGCGATTCGACGTAATGTCGACTTGAACATCGTGCTGTTCAACAATCGCATTTACGGACTGACCAAAGGACAGTATTCCCCCACGTCGCCACTGGGCAAAAAGACCAAGAGTACTCCCATGGGAGCAGTCGACAATCCGCTGCATCCCTTGTCGATTGCCATCGGCTGCGAAGCGACTTTCGTTGCCCGCAGTATCGACACCAACATCAAGCACTTGGGGGCCGTTTTCAAACGGGCTGCCGAGCATCGCGGAACCGCATTCGTCGAGGTCTATCAGAACTGCAACGTCTTCAACGACGGTGCTTGGGAATATGCCAAGGACCGGGAGACCAAGGATGACACGACTCTGGAGCTAGAGCACGGCAAGCCGTTGATCTTTGGCAAGGAACGGCAAAAGGGTGTTCGTCTGCACGGCCTGGACCCCGAAGTGGTCGAGCTGGGCAAAGGAATCTCCGAGGACGACCTGTTGTTCCACGACGAGCGGGCCGCCGAACCGAGCTTGGCCTATTTGCTCAGCCGGATGCGCTACGAGGATGGCTTCCCCGAGCCGATCGGTGTTTTCCGCTGCGTAGATCGTCCTCGCTACGACGACGAAGTCAACAAGCAAATAGAGCATTCACTTAAGGACAAAGGCAAAGGGGACCTGGATACCCTGTTTAACTCAGGCGAAACGTGGACCGTCGAATGA
- a CDS encoding 2-oxoacid:acceptor oxidoreductase subunit alpha: MATATPTKPVSDLVEATVRFCGDSGDGMQLAGTQFTTTSALLGNDVATFPDFPAEIRAPRGTKAGVSGFQIHFSSTEIFTPGDTVDALVAMNPAALVTNIGDLRDGGILLVNKDAFDKKGLEQAGYETDPLEDGSLDKYKLHSVDMTKITRLAVEGLGLSQKEADRCRNFFAMGLVFWLYDRSLDPTLRFIEKKFGKLPAVAQANTNALKAGFNYGETVEAINTQYHVGPAKLKPGTYRNIEGNLALAWGLVAAAQLSDKRLFLGAYPITPASDVLHYLSNYKNFDVLTFQAEDEIAAVTAAIGAAFAGEMAVTASSGPGIALKGEALGLAVMTELPMLVINVQRGGPSTGLPTKTEQADLNQALFGRNGECPMPIIAARSPGDCFYVAQEAWRIATKFMIPVFVLTDGYIANGSEPWKIPKVADLPRIKISHPSANGDEFQPYERDERLARPWAIPGTPGLEHRIGGLEKANITGNVSYDPVNHEKMCLLRQQKVDNIADDIPLQELDGPESGDLLVLSWGGTYGSCATAVHTAQKSGQKVTHCHLRYLNPFPKNLEKILRSFDKVLIPELNLGQLNQVIRARFLINTVGLNKIQGKPFSVIEIVNKINSLVG, translated from the coding sequence ATGGCCACCGCGACTCCCACGAAGCCCGTCTCTGATTTAGTAGAAGCAACTGTCCGTTTTTGCGGCGACTCTGGCGATGGTATGCAGTTGGCTGGTACCCAGTTCACCACGACCTCGGCCCTGTTGGGTAACGATGTCGCCACCTTTCCCGACTTTCCCGCCGAGATTCGTGCCCCACGTGGTACGAAGGCCGGAGTCAGCGGTTTCCAGATCCACTTCTCCAGCACCGAGATTTTCACTCCCGGCGACACCGTCGATGCCCTTGTGGCCATGAATCCGGCGGCCTTGGTAACTAATATCGGTGACCTGCGTGACGGCGGCATCCTGCTGGTCAACAAAGATGCCTTCGATAAGAAGGGGCTCGAACAAGCCGGCTACGAAACCGATCCCCTCGAGGATGGTAGCCTCGACAAATACAAGTTGCATTCGGTCGACATGACCAAAATCACTCGCCTTGCAGTCGAGGGATTGGGCTTGAGCCAAAAAGAAGCCGACCGCTGTCGCAACTTCTTTGCTATGGGTCTGGTCTTTTGGCTCTACGATCGTTCGCTCGATCCCACCTTGCGTTTCATTGAAAAGAAATTCGGCAAACTTCCCGCTGTTGCCCAAGCCAATACCAATGCCCTCAAGGCAGGCTTCAACTACGGCGAGACGGTCGAAGCGATCAACACCCAGTACCATGTCGGACCCGCCAAGCTTAAGCCGGGCACCTATCGCAACATCGAAGGCAACCTCGCGCTGGCCTGGGGGCTCGTGGCAGCGGCCCAACTCTCCGATAAGCGGCTCTTTTTGGGAGCCTATCCGATTACCCCTGCCAGCGACGTGCTGCATTATCTGTCCAACTACAAGAATTTCGACGTCCTCACTTTCCAGGCAGAAGACGAGATCGCTGCCGTCACTGCTGCTATTGGTGCAGCCTTCGCCGGCGAGATGGCCGTCACCGCTTCGAGTGGACCCGGTATCGCTCTCAAGGGGGAAGCACTCGGCCTGGCGGTAATGACAGAGCTACCAATGCTCGTGATCAACGTACAGCGTGGCGGTCCTTCGACGGGACTCCCCACCAAGACCGAGCAAGCAGACTTGAATCAGGCCCTGTTCGGTCGAAACGGCGAATGTCCCATGCCGATTATCGCCGCCCGTAGCCCTGGTGATTGTTTCTACGTTGCCCAGGAAGCTTGGCGAATCGCTACCAAGTTCATGATCCCCGTGTTTGTGCTCACCGACGGCTACATCGCCAACGGCAGCGAGCCTTGGAAGATTCCCAAGGTCGCCGATTTGCCACGGATTAAAATTAGTCATCCGAGCGCCAACGGCGACGAGTTCCAACCCTACGAGCGTGACGAGCGATTGGCTCGCCCTTGGGCCATTCCCGGCACCCCCGGTTTGGAACATCGTATCGGCGGTCTGGAGAAAGCCAACATCACTGGCAATGTGAGCTATGATCCTGTCAATCACGAGAAAATGTGTCTCCTACGACAGCAAAAAGTCGACAACATTGCCGACGACATCCCCCTGCAAGAACTCGATGGCCCCGAGAGCGGCGATCTCTTGGTCCTCAGCTGGGGAGGCACCTATGGTTCCTGTGCAACCGCGGTGCACACCGCCCAGAAGAGTGGCCAGAAAGTGACCCACTGTCATCTGCGCTATCTGAATCCCTTTCCCAAGAACCTGGAAAAGATCTTGCGTAGCTTCGACAAGGTTTTGATCCCCGAGCTGAATCTTGGTCAGCTCAATCAAGTCATTCGTGCCAGATTCTTGATCAACACCGTTGGTCTGAACAAAATCCAAGGCAAACCGTTCAGTGTAATTGAAATCGTTAACAAAATTAATTCGCTCGTCGGTTAA
- a CDS encoding CBS domain-containing protein, which yields MILCPSCGFENLEGNDSCDQCQNSLTDLSIPQQRTAVAQGLVNDTIELLKPRKPLSVAPTDTVGEVLQKMVAEKIGCVMVVEGDEICGIFTEYDALMKVNTNAHSLANKPISSVMTAGPVTIEIDHKIAFALHRMHVGGYRHVPVLNKGKLVGVTSIRDILNYLAERIVVPA from the coding sequence ATGATTCTCTGCCCCTCCTGCGGATTTGAAAACCTCGAAGGCAATGATTCCTGTGATCAGTGCCAAAACTCGCTCACCGACCTGAGCATCCCTCAGCAGCGCACCGCTGTCGCTCAGGGGCTAGTTAACGACACCATCGAGCTACTCAAGCCCCGTAAACCACTTTCGGTTGCTCCCACCGACACCGTCGGCGAAGTGCTGCAAAAGATGGTAGCCGAAAAGATCGGCTGTGTGATGGTGGTCGAAGGAGACGAAATCTGCGGCATCTTCACCGAATACGATGCCCTGATGAAGGTCAACACCAACGCCCATTCGCTGGCCAACAAGCCGATCAGCTCCGTGATGACCGCCGGCCCCGTGACAATAGAAATCGACCACAAGATCGCCTTCGCCCTCCACCGCATGCACGTCGGCGGCTACCGCCACGTCCCGGTTCTCAACAAAGGCAAATTGGTCGGCGTAACTTCGATCCGCGACATTCTGAATTATCTCGCCGAGCGGATTGTCGTGCCGGCTTGA